A window of Chaetodon trifascialis isolate fChaTrf1 chromosome 3, fChaTrf1.hap1, whole genome shotgun sequence genomic DNA:
AATACAGCAACACCACATGCGACAGCCTCAAAAATAACCATGGAGCAGAACCAAAACAGtcttcattaaaatgaaacatctTAAGGCTGTACGTGGCAATTGATTTGGATTGCATTATATTGTCAGGTGTTCCAGGCACGTTAGGGTTAGTCTGTTGTAAATATCTGCACATTTGGCTCACTCAATgctcacatacagtataaatagtAGAGTATAATTaaatctctcctcctctgctgctctcctgtgtGCAGGACAGTCAAAGCTCTGCCCATGCAAATCGATGGGGAGCCGTGGATGCAGCCTCCGTGCACTGTAAGTATTATTAGTCTAATTCAGCTCAAAGAGTCAAGACCAACGAATGTATGTAAAGATGGACGACATGACGGCCCCTcaaaagtgaagccaaaacagCTCGATGGCCCCCTGGTGCCCCGTCGTGATAGACAGCTAACCTGAACAGCCAGTACATCGATGGAAGAGGAGATGCAGCATCCATCTTTATCTACAGTCACTGGTCAAGACTCAGACGTTACATTAGATTTGTTAAATGCAAGTGGTTACAGAATTGTAGTGTGCAGCTTTGTCAAATTTGTCCTACGTTTATTTTGATTACCGTGGCAGAGACACACGTTACTGCTATAGCACAGATAGGAGCAACAACATTTCAGTTAGCAAACAACCTCCAGCCCtctgaacacactcacacacaaaaactaaaGAGAAGCCAAGAAAAGGTCTACATGCACTCAGCAGCAAGCATATTGCTTGCAATGCGTATTTTAAATATGTGCTTTACCCCCATATGATGAATATGGGGTAGGCTAAATATTAGATATAACAAAAGACAGttcaacagcaacacacactgcagcctccaaaattGTCAAACCTGttaaacagcttcaaaaactAAGCATTATAACCTTTATGAATTAGCTTTACGCCTGCCATGTTGTATTAGACGGCATTAGTTTTAGCCAGTTGTACCTAATGAATTGGCAGCTTAGTGTTTGGAACCCTTGCGCCCTCTTTAACTCTCTGATCATGCATCTGACGTCATTTAAAGTCAGGTAGGATTCAGTGCTCAGGGCTGAGGGTGGATACTGGAAGTGGGCCAAAGACAGCTTAAATAACACAGGATGTGATGCgtcttcaaagtaaaagtatgagtttagtttattttaagATAAAGGGAAAAATCTTGATTTAACTGAAGTGTAGACAGAATAATTGTTTTACCAGATAGTTTGGAAGGGTACAgttttgcatgttgtgtttgtatgttttatcaTCATTAAATTGTCTTGAATCAAAGCTGTGTTTCTTATTTATTATAGATCCACATAACTCACAAGAAccaagctaacatgctgatggcTGCACCAGCAAAACCATCCGGCTTCTTTCACCTCAAGTAGATTCATGGTTCCACTGCATCCTCCTACAGACCACCTGTATTATCGTGAAAATGATGCAGGATGAGTATTTAAAAGAGATTGTAACtgtgtctttttattatttagtATTATTGTGTATGTCTTTTGCACTTAATCCCTGATATAATTTTAAAGGATTTCAAAGTACAGACACTGTAGGCAGAGACCACACTgacagaccaaaacaaaattTCACTGCTCAGTCTGATCGCTGCTATCGTGTGCCAATGTCAATGTAATGcatccatttctttttttttaaatgagcatGTATCTACAGTATATGGAAAATGATTATATCTGCCTATTTATGTCGTGATAGCTTTTTTTGTGGTCAATCATATTTACAGTAGTGTCTTGTCGAGTTTCATGTGTTCTTCCTCATGCAGCTGGTGATGAACTGGCTTTGTTCAGCCTTCAGAAGCTCACAGCAGCTCACCTCATTCAACAACGCTTTCCTACCTATCTGTCTGTCGCCGTCAGTGTTCATCCAAGTGAAAAAGTGTACTCGTGTTTCGTTCTTACTGTGTCTTAAATAGGTTGAAGAAACAACGTGAGAAACATTTGATTGAATGTGACTGAATGTGGTTTTCATAAAGAGTTGCTCTGAAGTTAAACTGAGTCCTGAAAGCGTTTGGGGGCTTTGATGTAGCTCAAACCAAGTttacttaaaaataaaaaaaaccccatcacATTGTATTTAATACATTAAGGTGTACTGGACAAGAGTATTAATAGTTTCCTCAGTGTTGTCATCCTGTAACTTCACTGACAATTTATGCCTTTACATGATCTTTTTAACAAGATTCTCCCATTGATGAGGTTTcataaaaacaatcacaaaagacacagaaacattaggaaagaaaaacacagtataaATATTATGTGACTGGAGAAATGTGTGAGAAAGACATGCCAAGTTTAAGATTGTGTCAGTGATGTTTATCACGTGTCTTCAGCTTTCAGGACTAAGTCTTGTGCAGGATTTTCAGCATACTTGTATAAACATGTGACAAGCTCATACGTTCATTTATTACGTTGTCTTAATATCAGATTGTGTCATTGTCATTTGCATGTCTTGACAGTAGTGTATACTCATTAGGCTCATACAGCATCACATTGTCAACATTCATTGAACTGTCCTCAGACTGACTAACTGGTGAATGGACAGATAAAGGAAATAATTACCATCTGTTGCCCCACTATGAGTTTTTGTTTCCTAACGAATTAGATTAAAGACTGGCTTTTGTCTCCTGGTAATATACTGTCTGACCTTTTATATTTGGGGATCGTTCCAGCTCAACATTAAGCTCCTAAAGGTTTGGTTGCACTGACATGAGACAGTATTTATAATGGGGATACAAAAGCCAAAAGCCCTATTTTTATTTAAACCTTAAACTCTTTCACAGGACAAATTGCAGCATACTTAAAAGATTACACAATCATTTAAATGACAGATCTTAATAACATGCTGCCTATGCTGCTTTAAACAGTGGAGAAATAACACACATTTGCCTGTGAAAGCATCTACTGTAGAACACAGTATGAAGTGTACTCCCTTGCTTATCTGTCATAAAGGATGTTTGCCAGCAAGTATTTACTGGTGTTTTTATTTGAAGtattgtgtgcatgtagtgttaCTCTGCATGCAGCCCACTTATTGAAATTCTAAATCTAAGTTGCCTAAATCTCCTTAATACCAAAGCATGACAGCATACAATGAAGCAGGCTTTGCGTCAGTGTGGGAGGGGAAGCAGAAGGACTAATCCAGAAGTGGCAACAGCAAAGGTTCAATTCAGTGTagatgacgtgtgtgtgtgtgtgtgtgtgtgtgtgtgtgtgtgtgtgtgtgtgtgtgtgtgtgtgtgtgtgtgtgtgtgtgtgtgtgtgtgtgtgtgtgtgtgtgtgtgtgtgtgtgtgtgtgtgtgtgagggagagagagagagagagagtgagagacacgCAAGCTCTTGGAAGAAGGCATCAGATATAGAGAGTGAGTGACACTGAAGGTTGGGGATGGTGGTGAAAAGAGCAGAGGGGGAGCTGCTGGAAACGAAAgattaaagaaaacatattttcatacactgcaaattaaaaccaaaatgCAAATCTAAAAAAGTCAGTGGATTGATCTTATATTTAGATGTGAAATCCAGTTGAACTTGTTTTGAGTATAAAAGGATTATCCAGTGCCAATGAAGCAAGACTGAATTCACTCTGGTAAATGTCAGTCGTCTGGATCAGTTTTTATCTGTGTTTAGGTTATTCAGTATTAGACAAACGGCACATGTCTTCCAAAATATGTTTGTAAAATCTCATGTTACAACTCAAGTCTGCCatgaaatgtgaatatttttatagtaacatactgtatataaaccAATGTTTCACGAATCATGAAGAAACAAACTAAAAGACGTCAGATTGCTGTACTCAAGGAAAATGTATTCCAGACAGTGGTCCTActtcagctgcacaaacagtCTAAATCACAAAATGGGGCTGCAGAGCATTCCACCTCTCAACAACACGTGTCCTCTAACAACAGTATTCAAGTGAAGTGCAGAACTATTATCAACAAAATATACTTTAAGCTCCAAAAATGAAAGCACACGATGCATTATGGATGATTTCAGAGTATATTCAGAATAACAtattgtattattgtattaGAATTATTGATACATTAATGTTTAAGcattattttaatgttgcagaATGTAAAGGTGGGGCTAATTTTGATGACCCTAGACCTACAGTTTagcagttcagttcagttttacagTTTAGCTTAATCTGTATTGGAATTGTACATTGGAATTTATTAGTTGATTAATATCTCATCATACAAATATGAATCTGAACTGTAAACTAAACTAAAGCTGGCACTCGACCTTTACCTAATTACCCGGGAGATGTGCTTAATTAACACGTGCAATGTTGTAATAGTATGTGCATGCTCTTTTTACAGTGTagctgtatgtgtgcgtgcgctaTCGGCGTGTGTGTTCTTACCTGACTGAGAGAGACCTGCAGAAAGAACATGTCCGGTCTAGTCTGTTATTTTATATTCATACTGTACACGACACAGCGTCATACTCTAACCCCTGTAATTAACTCCATTAATTCCAGGCCGGTCTGCACAGTTGAATTAGCTGTAGCTACTTCCCTCGTCAGAGAAAATCTCAACTGATTCTCACCCTACATGATCCCTCTCCCTTTCCTCATACGTAAATTAAAAGAAATAGGCGAGCTCACACCCAACAAACCCCAGAGAAGGCTTacatgtgtgttgttttttctagTTATGGTGGAAAAGTTATGACATGAGGGATATGATGCATAAATGGATGCTGACAAATGGGCACCAGCTGGTGTGACTGTGACATCCATAGTGCAAATGGCCTGATGATGACATAACAATGTGACATGGTTTCTGATTTCCCACCTCTGGAATTCAAAGAGTAAACTGTTGTAATTGTCACGACTGTTTGTGAGTTTGAAGAAAGATCTCTGTTCCCACTGCTGAGAGGATTAACTATGAGGAAAGGCACACATGAGCAGTCTGTCTGGATTGGAGGGACTCCCATATGTGCTCATTCATTACAATCCAAATCTGTCACTTTGTAAAATTAAGTCTGCTGTTATTCATTATTGCTTAAACTGGATCACATGTAATCATCTAGTATTACTCTTAGAAGTCCAGAAATGAGTCAAAAGTCACATCACTCCATCACTTTCCTTGTCTCCACAGGGCAATTGGTAgtgcagcagaaaaaagaaacacagactaAAACACAAAGTACTTAAACACATTATAACAAAGTAATAATGGGTAGATACAgtaaaacaatgcaaaacaatactgatattcGTAGTTTATTCTTGAACCTAGAAACATCAGCCGACCAAACAATCTCACCTCAAGCTTCACAGCTGTACACACTGTATAGACTATATATCAAACAAATCATtaaacattattacattatacaTCATCACATCAATAAAAGTGGAAGAAACTATGTCATACAACCATGAGACTGAAATCATTCAATTAagtgaacttttttttaactcagcTCTTTATCATGAAATCTCATTTCAATCTGCTTCttttataaaataataaactttaAAGCAGGTTTTCCTGCAGTTAATATATCAAAATGTTCTTTGAAATAGAAACTGTAATACTGAGCACATTGGGTCTTGGCAAATTATGAGTAGAagaataaaatcataaaaactCATCAAGTGTTTACAATTTAGATGCTGAATATACAGTGTGTCCATGGCACAGTTTACTCAAAGAGAGTATTTGAGATGACACAGGGTCTGATTTTCTAGCtttactatgaaaaaaaaatatatatatattttgtgcAAAAACCACACAGGTGCTTCCTGATCTGTCGCGTGATGGCACACCTTCCCGTTATAAACGCGTGTAATCTCTACCTTTCCAGTCATAAAACGTCTGAGCTCCAAACTACTgctatttttagcatttttcatcTAGTAATAGCCCCACGTGTGCCCCGCTGTCGTTGACGGTTTATATTTAGAAAGCACGCTCCCCCGACTCTTGCGTCAATGGAATCCCGTGCGTGCGTCACACGGAAGAACGTCTGTATCAAACCCGACGCTGATTGGCTGGCGACCCGGAACGTTTCACTCCCCGTTCACCATGTTTGGGCATTGACCCGCCTTTTTGTCGACGcagccaaaataaaacaagagtGTGTGGAGGCTCCTGCGTTGGTCtgacccagtgtgtgtgtgtgagtgtttttgaatgagtgtgtgtgctgacagcagctggtaGAAGTGACATTCATCAGGTTCACTCGTTTGGAATAAATGAAAAGATTCAATATCTGGATATTCATATGAACCAGGTGAGTGAAAGTGAACAATTTTTTTGCATGTAAATTGTATTTACTCGTTCAGGGGATGGATCAGTGCTGATGCCAGATTTGAATGCTTGTCTCATTATAACTACTTTCATAAGAATTTAAGCACACAGAACTGACTGGACTGCTGATAGAACAATTAAATATTTGCAGCCGTAGACTCAAAttcatttgatgttttgatgGAAAATAATGTCAAAGATGTTATATttgcctcaccctccctctctggGTAGCAGTCAGAGCTCAGCTGCAGTTTTGTTTAGTACACCTTGCTTAAACTAATGCAATCAGTCCTACCTTCATGAAAGTAGTAATAATGACTTTTGTAGGGACTGTTTAAGTGGTGTTGATCCAACTAGACTACCCTCCGTGGTATAAATGGGGAGGACGAAATATTACAAACAACATCAGACTAGCAGAACAACTTTCGGCTCATTCTGCCAACTGAAGATTAGCTTTAGCACGCTGTGTCTCATAAACTCTGCAAACGAGCATAAACAGCAATTCTCGTTATATTATAAATAGTTGTGTAAGTATTTTAGAGTATATTTTGTCATTATTGAGGAAGTTTCCCAGAGTGTGATTGATTAAGTGGTGACTGCTGGTAGTTATGCGATTTATGCAACTTAACTATGAGTGCTTTCCTCTATCAGGCTCTAAGTTCAGCCAGCTGTCCCGACTACATTCTCAACTTTGTCGTGATTTTAAGTGTTGTATTTTTCATGCATGGCTCTATTACTGTTGCTATGCAGTACGAGGACATATAGAGTAAGGTATATTTATAGGACATAAGACACATGTTGGAAACTCGAGCAGTGTGAGCTCCCTATAAGTCAAGCCTGATTGTGAGTTTCGGAAAAGGATTTAACAATTTAGTTTAAGTTTGAACAGTTTTAGAAGAATGCTCAGGTGTAGAGTGAGGAAGTTTGCACTTGTGGATACACGCCCATTCACCcaaccatgcacacacacacacacacacacacacacacacacacacacacacacacacacacacacacacacacacacacacacacacacgcacacaagcaggCTCTGCCACCTTTCCCATTTCAGCTGGCATTCAGCCCACACTGAAATACAATCTGCAGCACTCCCTGGCACAGTCCCTGTGGCAGAGGATTGCCCTCCACTGAAGGAGGTTTTCAGAGCATTAACAGCCAGTAACACAATATGTGATATTATCTGTATCCACTCGACCACCCTCTGCATTTTCCAAAGAGGACCGATTGGCCCTGAAGCTAGAGAAATGGCACTGGGGGAAATTAGAGAGTGTGTTTCCAAGGTGTTAATGTATGCTTCTGTTTGGATGGTTTGATTTAAGCTAAATCTATGTGACTTCTTGTAAGCCTGAGTTATCCCCagtgattttaaaataaaagtgcaacctttcattttgaaaaaaaaagaagaaaaaaaaagaggaaagtcaTGCTTTTTTACAACTTTGGAATCTGAATGTGTGACAATTGTTTataacacatttaaatacacaaaaagtctttttttagAATTATTGAgacatttgcttcattttgatgacacatatttagTATAAGTAAATGTTGCCTGAACAACTTTTCGGTTTATTTTCACCAGTAGTAATTGTTGCTGTCATCTGTCCTAGAGATGCCCTGTGTACAAACCCAGTATGCATCCCTGCCCCATGACACCTACTTCAGCTCTGAGTTCTTGAATCCTGATCTCAGTGCCAAACTGATGATGGACATCAGTGCCCAAAAGGACCAGCTGTCTACATCTTCGTTGCCCAGCATCAATACCTTGGTGGGAAATGGCTACATGGGGGAGTTTGATGCTTATTCCTGCAAGATTAGCacctctcctcccacctctACAGTTTCTTTCAGCCATGCCACAGTAGCTGAAAACTCCTGCCCTCAGGTGCAGAGCCAAGCCTTCAAGCTGGATGATCTCCAGGTGTATGGCTGTTACCCAGGATCCTTTGCACTCAGCTGCCTTGATGAAACGCTGTCGTCATGTGGCTCTGACTACTATGGCAGTCCAGTTTATGCTGCTGCATCTCCTCCAACACCGGGCTTTCAGACCCAGTGTGCACCTGTCTGGGACTCCCCTTTCAGCCCCTACCCCTCAGCACCCCCGTCCTCTGTGGCTGACAAGGCTGCCATGGCCCAGCAGCTCTCCTTTTTCACCTTCAGCCCCACGCCAGAGCAGCACTCTCCCCTGGGGCAGCATCAGGATGTTCAGCCAGGCCAGGAGGACCCTTTCTTCCTGCCTCCCCAGCAGCATGTCTCTCCACTTCATTGTCCCCCGATGTCCCTGGAGCATGGACCCCTGGAAAGCCCCAGCATAGTAGAGGGGGCCATGACGCCTCCTAAAACCCACAACCCAGGATCCAGTGAGGGCCGCTGTGCAGTTTGTGGTGACAACGCATCCTGTCAGCACTACGGAGTGCGCACCTGTGAGGGCTGCAAAGGTTTCTTCAAGGTAAATAGCTGAACAGCATTTTACAGGTTTACTCTACTGACTTGAGCCCAGTGGATAAATTGGCTGGGACGACAAAGCTGTCCATAATAGCTTATTGACGATATatatcagtgtcagtgtcagtgtatGTGTTAGCCAATAAGTAACAAGAAATGGCAGTACAGAAATGGCAAAGATATGTTTTGAGGTAGTTAGGAACAGTGAAACCAAAGTCTGTCCAAAGAGGACAAACAGACATACTGGACAAGTATATTTTTTATAAATTGTACAATGAACCTCTACATTGATGACAACACAAATTTTAAGGATCCTTATGAAAAGTGTTCCCTtatgttaataataaaaaaaagtgttatgcacgggaagaacatgcaaacttcacacagaaaggccccgtctgacccggggatcgaaccagcaaccttcttgctgtgaggcacgcgcactacctgctgcgccaccgtgcagccaaacTGAGcagattaacaaaaaaaaagatcattatTTCATCTCTTATCTAACTTAGATAAGAGATTTATTAGCGGCTTTTCTGCCATTTACATCATAATATATGTGTTCAGTGTTGTAGCTACAAGCTAtagtaatgtgtttttttcccccctgtcTGACAGCGAACTGTACAGAAAAATGCAAAGTATGTGTGCCTCACCAATAAAGACTGTCCAgtggacaagaggaggagaaaccgCTGCCAGTTCTGCCGTTTCCAGAAATGTCTTGCAGTGGGAATGGTCAAAGAAGGTAATGCAATGTCAGACTCTCTTAAAGCTTTCAGTAACTAATGAATGACAACAAGAAACCGGGGGTTTGTAATGACAGTCTTGTGAAACTGAAGCTGGGAATAACAGACATACACTATGTAACCAGAACCTCACAGTGCCAGCTGCAGAAAAAGGGAAACTGAAACTGATACAGCAGTTATTTTTTAAATTGCGGGGTGCAGTGACGGCCATGTGAGAGTCAAAAACGTGTGCTTTAAGTGTTCCTCTCcgcctctctgtccctctcgtAGTTGTTCGCACGGACAGCCTCAAAGGTCGCCGGGGTCGTCTGCCCTCCAAACCCAAGACTCTGGTCGAGGCTTCATCCACAACCCCCTGTGTCAACATCATAGCCTCTCTTGTGAGGGCTCATTTAGACTCGAACCCAACCATTGGAAAGCTTGACTACTCCAAGGTAAATCTCAAGACTGGCAGCCGTCCAGAGGTCCTTTGTAGAGATTTGATTGGTTACAATTACCTCAATACAGGATGTACAATAAAAGCATAGACAGCCAACAGCTCATTGATGGTATTTGCAGTTCTTTTCAGTAGCATTCACCCttcccacctcttcctcttcagtacCAGGAGACAGTGGATAAcctgaaagaaaaggaggatgcTGGTGATATCCAGCAGTTTTATGACCTGCTGACCGGTTCCTTGGATG
This region includes:
- the LOC139329548 gene encoding probable nuclear hormone receptor HR38, encoding MPCVQTQYASLPHDTYFSSEFLNPDLSAKLMMDISAQKDQLSTSSLPSINTLVGNGYMGEFDAYSCKISTSPPTSTVSFSHATVAENSCPQVQSQAFKLDDLQVYGCYPGSFALSCLDETLSSCGSDYYGSPVYAAASPPTPGFQTQCAPVWDSPFSPYPSAPPSSVADKAAMAQQLSFFTFSPTPEQHSPLGQHQDVQPGQEDPFFLPPQQHVSPLHCPPMSLEHGPLESPSIVEGAMTPPKTHNPGSSEGRCAVCGDNASCQHYGVRTCEGCKGFFKRTVQKNAKYVCLTNKDCPVDKRRRNRCQFCRFQKCLAVGMVKEVVRTDSLKGRRGRLPSKPKTLVEASSTTPCVNIIASLVRAHLDSNPTIGKLDYSKYQETVDNLKEKEDAGDIQQFYDLLTGSLDVIRNWAETIPGFTDFCTEDQELLLESAFVELFILRLAYRSNPEKNKLIFCNGLVLHRLQCVRSFGDWIDSIMDFSQSLHRMNLDISLFACLAALVIITDRHGLKEPKRVEDFQNHLITCLREHVSGNRSETSRTQPNYLSRLLGKLPELRTLCTQGLQRIFYLKLEDLVPPPPIVEKIFMDTLPF